One Fibrobacter sp. UBA4297 DNA window includes the following coding sequences:
- the recA gene encoding recombinase RecA, with translation MAKKTTTPTSNLSSEKAKAVEAAIAQIEKNYGKGSIMALGQQPVEDIPVIPTGCIQLDMALGVGGFPRGRIIEIYGPESSGKTTLALHAIAEAQKLGGVAAFIDAEHAFDAVYARKLGVDIESLLVSQPDTGEQALDIAETLVRSGAIDIIVVDSVAALVPQAEINGEMGDNHVGLQARLMSQALRKLTGILSKSNTCMLFINQLRMKIGVMFGNPETTTGGNALKFYATQRIDIRRIAAIKNGEEVIGNRTRVKIVKNKVAAPFTQCEFDILYGVGISREASILDLACELDIIQKSGSWFSYNNERIGQGRENTRLFLKDNAELCNEIEQKIRESMKDVELFKLGENDAVDLGEDGEGEAIQEEA, from the coding sequence ATGGCTAAGAAAACAACAACACCCACCAGCAACCTTTCCAGCGAAAAAGCAAAGGCAGTCGAAGCAGCAATCGCCCAGATTGAAAAGAATTACGGTAAAGGTTCCATCATGGCCCTCGGACAACAGCCGGTCGAAGACATCCCCGTCATCCCGACGGGCTGCATCCAGCTCGACATGGCTCTTGGCGTAGGCGGTTTCCCCCGCGGACGCATCATTGAAATTTACGGACCGGAATCATCTGGTAAGACAACACTTGCTTTGCACGCCATCGCCGAAGCGCAGAAACTCGGCGGCGTGGCAGCCTTCATCGATGCTGAACACGCCTTTGACGCAGTCTACGCCCGCAAGCTCGGTGTCGATATCGAATCGCTCCTCGTATCCCAGCCGGACACCGGTGAACAGGCACTCGACATCGCCGAAACGCTCGTGCGCTCCGGCGCCATCGACATCATCGTCGTGGACTCTGTGGCAGCCCTTGTGCCGCAGGCAGAAATCAACGGTGAAATGGGCGATAACCACGTGGGCCTCCAGGCTCGCCTCATGTCCCAGGCTCTCCGCAAGCTCACCGGCATTCTCTCCAAGTCAAACACCTGCATGCTCTTCATCAACCAGCTCCGCATGAAGATTGGCGTGATGTTTGGCAACCCGGAAACGACCACCGGCGGTAATGCCCTCAAGTTCTACGCCACGCAGCGTATCGACATCCGTCGCATCGCAGCCATCAAGAACGGCGAAGAAGTCATCGGCAACCGCACCCGCGTGAAGATCGTGAAAAACAAGGTCGCAGCTCCGTTTACCCAGTGCGAATTCGACATTCTCTACGGCGTGGGCATTTCTCGCGAAGCCTCCATTCTCGACCTCGCCTGCGAACTCGACATCATCCAGAAGAGCGGTTCCTGGTTCAGCTACAACAACGAACGCATTGGTCAGGGCCGTGAAAACACCCGCCTCTTCTTGAAGGATAATGCCGAACTCTGCAACGAGATTGAACAGAAGATTCGCGAAAGCATGAAGGATGTGGAACTCTTCAAGCTTGGTGAAAATGACGCCGTTGACCTTGGTGAAGACGGCGAAGGCGAAGCTATCCAAGAAGAAGCTTAG
- a CDS encoding CinA family protein: protein MMNETINIEHEIHELAMKIKEELIKRGEMMATAESCTGGLIASSIVNEAGSSAILKGGIVAYQNEVKHEMLGVSDEILEKYGAVSEQTVKAMAEGARQKFHCEWAVATSGIAGPTGAEPGKPVGTVWMCVANSLQNEAFCEIFAGNRGQIREKSVYKIMSKLLFLLNSQKSTCTKVH from the coding sequence ATGATGAACGAAACAATCAATATCGAACACGAAATTCACGAGCTAGCCATGAAGATCAAGGAAGAACTGATCAAGCGCGGTGAGATGATGGCGACGGCAGAGTCCTGCACAGGCGGGCTTATCGCATCGAGCATTGTCAACGAAGCGGGTTCTTCTGCGATTTTGAAGGGTGGAATCGTTGCCTACCAGAACGAAGTCAAGCACGAAATGCTTGGTGTCAGCGATGAAATCCTTGAAAAATACGGCGCTGTGAGCGAACAGACCGTAAAAGCCATGGCCGAAGGCGCCCGCCAAAAATTCCACTGCGAATGGGCGGTTGCTACATCGGGAATTGCAGGGCCAACCGGTGCTGAACCGGGAAAACCCGTGGGTACAGTATGGATGTGTGTCGCCAATAGTTTGCAAAATGAAGCTTTTTGCGAAATTTTTGCAGGAAATCGAGGCCAAATCCGTGAAAAAAGCGTGTATAAGATAATGAGCAAGCTTCTTTTTTTGCTGAATAGCCAAAAAAGCACTTGCACAAAAGTTCACTAA
- a CDS encoding DUF5683 domain-containing protein: MIAKTFIMALLVLCSSLFAEAAASVAVSDSVQRSAPDSTRNVVEAAAESEEESDDDDIPEPPADESFEVSTTPLVKGKTGILAIDTLPVNEWDIPTKHNSLKYAMLFSLLPGGGQYYTEHYVRGGFLTGIEGLLIYDIFFNRSYQRDRLLDRARPFQDSVLYFTTKVLEARKNNASRDSIARYHAKRLEFLERVRAQSDKKMEQEDVRKAEVAWLIGVHLYGMFDTFGIWYNNNHRSTEYRDMKTAVLWALLPGGGQIFNRDFGKAGLVYMGILGAVASVSTSQNMVNYYLDRKHLVEKESPKSEEFERIQERVTYYRKNRNTYIWGGVLIYLYSIADAAVDALLSDFDSPLHMAVLPNLNGGAQAVMSLDF; encoded by the coding sequence ATGATAGCAAAAACCTTCATAATGGCGCTTTTGGTGCTTTGTTCGTCTCTTTTTGCAGAGGCGGCGGCGTCGGTTGCTGTCTCCGACTCGGTTCAGCGGAGTGCGCCCGATTCTACCCGCAATGTTGTGGAGGCTGCTGCAGAGTCCGAAGAAGAGTCCGATGACGATGATATTCCAGAACCGCCTGCCGATGAAAGTTTCGAAGTCTCCACGACTCCGCTTGTGAAGGGCAAAACGGGAATTTTGGCAATTGATACGCTCCCTGTGAACGAATGGGATATTCCGACAAAGCACAATTCTCTCAAGTACGCCATGCTTTTTAGCCTTCTTCCCGGTGGAGGTCAGTACTACACGGAGCATTACGTCCGTGGCGGGTTCTTGACGGGTATCGAGGGCTTGTTGATTTATGACATTTTTTTCAACAGGTCGTATCAGCGTGATAGGCTTTTAGACCGTGCTCGTCCCTTCCAGGATTCTGTCCTGTATTTCACGACGAAGGTGCTTGAAGCTCGTAAAAACAATGCCTCCCGCGATAGTATTGCCAGGTACCACGCAAAGCGTCTAGAATTCCTAGAGCGCGTCCGAGCGCAGAGCGACAAAAAAATGGAACAGGAAGATGTCCGCAAGGCGGAAGTTGCCTGGCTCATCGGAGTTCACTTGTATGGTATGTTCGATACCTTTGGCATTTGGTATAACAATAACCATCGCAGTACTGAATATCGTGATATGAAAACTGCGGTTCTTTGGGCTTTGTTGCCTGGCGGCGGGCAGATATTTAATCGTGATTTTGGTAAAGCTGGCTTAGTTTATATGGGCATCCTTGGTGCCGTGGCTAGTGTTTCTACATCTCAGAATATGGTCAATTATTACCTTGACCGTAAACACTTGGTCGAAAAAGAAAGTCCTAAATCCGAAGAATTTGAACGCATTCAGGAACGCGTAACGTACTATCGAAAGAATCGCAATACGTATATTTGGGGCGGCGTGTTAATTTACTTATACTCTATCGCTGATGCCGCTGTAGATGCGCTTCTGAGCGATTTTGACAGCCCCTTGCACATGGCGGTCCTCCCGAATTTAAACGGGGGTGCCCAAGCCGTCATGTCGCTCGATTTTTAA
- a CDS encoding histidine phosphatase family protein, whose protein sequence is MILWTIRHTKPYNPNDVCYGRLDFDVSHTFEEESDKALQALVEANAKPTRLFSSPLIRCTKFADKASKLLGLPVEKEPAIIELNFGTWEGQKLTEVPRTEMHAWTSNLRGFRFPEGENFYDIDERAGKFLDTLPDNGEFLCITHAGVIAALQHSRCGLPDEVFVEGMFTYAMVTRFEFTRNADGMYHGTFTKIHDGIQMPALKMEKA, encoded by the coding sequence ATGATTCTTTGGACGATACGACACACTAAGCCATACAATCCTAACGATGTTTGCTACGGTAGACTGGACTTTGACGTCTCCCACACATTTGAAGAAGAATCAGACAAGGCACTCCAGGCACTCGTTGAAGCAAACGCAAAACCGACACGCCTTTTTTCGAGCCCGCTTATCCGCTGCACCAAGTTTGCAGACAAGGCCTCAAAGTTGCTTGGACTCCCTGTCGAAAAAGAGCCCGCAATTATCGAGCTCAACTTCGGGACATGGGAAGGCCAAAAGCTGACGGAAGTTCCCCGCACAGAGATGCACGCGTGGACAAGCAACCTTCGCGGATTCCGTTTCCCTGAAGGCGAAAACTTTTATGACATTGACGAGCGCGCCGGGAAATTCTTGGACACGCTACCGGATAACGGTGAATTTTTATGCATCACGCACGCTGGAGTTATCGCCGCGCTACAGCATTCACGCTGCGGACTGCCAGACGAGGTCTTTGTTGAAGGAATGTTCACATACGCCATGGTAACGCGTTTTGAATTTACTCGTAACGCAGACGGGATGTACCATGGGACGTTCACGAAGATCCATGATGGCATACAAATGCCTGCGCTCAAGATGGAAAAAGCTTAA
- a CDS encoding cadherin domain-containing protein: MKKGKLYLRTFLSTLAAALGLAVPAMADGDDLPEVDREIVKMDPLYFKGVDPADEDENQRLWNELMKYKLWGTDSVVFNNINFKIEETSGYTGTAKDKVIFNNGDHTLGGPIISGKDLQFSYPNSGADNDYLLGGPVRAGWLVLPGWYSFTNVKYEGTYCFEHQVFFDSPDRFASDVSVATEIARNFIRNVHKSGGKIYADWDLPSTEVSGNPGIPGLPGLRRNSDSQDADYLAGTLDGTYSECPTDVPQPDRNLTVPLLDESKIDWENADEIIMNSSYPNEIQYIQVPPITKEEANSKHTWYDKFVKNIAIGYQGGTSTGKQLYILMPSSQHNANKKQGRLTRVFSRDGFNFENSANDTKIRVVYVNKEAKWNDTEKKWEDFDLSLSTIPADSVYAGNLLFYTTKDIDWNAMIDIGYQGTFMTTGRFTIKDHMNLAGQLIAGKTLWFESDVNGRFHYVPFNSPEIKTNVFAGNKFKEKTDYWHNMEFALTDTAHTEVSFDYCFAFFGIDLDTTGGAYSNIKESGSFAEPADLGITIAETDGVKTKTQSNTEQKMPLCHLGESRHIVIKKGERKPTVPEYSSWLHVVDDDKIEGDEYMLFKIMNLNGAVISGNKFEGGLLVKLVDSNNKPPHFVDLEKTKLAVPENATKAMAGKIKAEDNEGDAYFYEITGGTAQDLFEIGLTTGVVTMKAGVEPFDYEEWKKAGTKYTIKVELCDTKATSFNTLLCTDATFTIDITDVNEKPYFDYADTDKKQIFIAENETFASDAVKYNDYDTYAGAMSPFFKNRVDIIAGDVDVFDVTPGGGLHTKEGVVLDYEMKNTYKVTLRVHDDNKDATTGEYIYPDLYDDMEFTVVVTDVNDGPKFDYAAYNASVDENSPEGTLVKMDHAINATTTQIGATITYTLLDESKSFVIDPNTGVISVGKDVVLDFETKNVYEMKVVASDESGIANQVVQTDTAKVTIKLNDLNEMPIFVDPVETITFPEDTKKGATIATLAFDDFDKAAKFRDDRFECADCEEMGFYLDPETGNLAITRKFDFETDEKVYDLQIRVYDASGREDLSVTGSITVELTNVNEPPYLDEIEFTVSESDSIGSVLKKNLTATDIDGPDIVFTFHVLDGTKEVNATKEFKLDPVTGKFTVASKLDYETKESYSIRVRVRDEHDGFSDTTVTIKVVDVNEAPSVVVDTVYVREDQVVKEPFGTVKTDKDDPDIKNPDFRNNIYDNTDKSDVVFVKSNGDVVLLKPVDYETDSVYVINVRVTDKDDPTLTSTKKVVVKVKDVYEKSTVIITRVESKDSIYIKPDSVFTNAPVVNIEWTADGRARYSDDTLHLGCQTITKTYKDPTKNDPGSASVVVCFSTAAPVVTVSANGKDVSADNIYTVVEKATKNDSAIYVNSKKNEIKVTVKDTASKVSKSFVVNLDLDTISVSSNEFKNIKGIAETKVARKKKESSEITTTRENESYTKNSYTETINGIKTTITYYTDSKGEDVKRTVVNSSGKTEKVAVIEVSYKVKIDGKEVTVSYYADASTGERVKLQTGLTDSESVLSADGKDVNGSYKVSYSYTDKNGNTVDVSYYLDEKGNIAKNNEGNIGYNVGYTYVNKFGNTAKKDVFIVLDQKGPVVKIKTPSMDDVLSSNFVEVVWTVNGDEQDTLRVQGLDNGPNTIVRVFRDKAGNESSDSVKVMVKNVKAIAIDVEKPVTIVDRDSIEKYYDKNPPKDNQTYGVTFYNYKEQAETEAIVGIKGKSKDGSGKEPYPGLEEHLGPTLKVEARVPVVNALGGLATLDDIVSNGGMVAVEGVDAANGKKMPVSEYVEKYCTDEFKKEMTSDYSKMNLYWTTLRVNVWVYTNTGEFVNHSRFDYDLNDPDYVNEAGLLKFFYEMKPDKNGDVRNDDGRLYGTGAYLFKTEVKMTSKLRCTLPPISKDEANKKKNAILKSSDELLKSFGYRRPVNK; the protein is encoded by the coding sequence ATGAAAAAAGGAAAATTGTATTTGAGAACATTTTTGAGCACACTGGCGGCCGCACTAGGGCTGGCAGTTCCTGCTATGGCAGACGGTGATGATTTGCCCGAAGTTGATCGCGAAATCGTCAAAATGGATCCGCTTTATTTTAAAGGCGTTGATCCTGCGGATGAAGATGAAAACCAGCGCCTCTGGAACGAACTTATGAAGTATAAGCTCTGGGGGACTGATTCTGTTGTTTTCAATAACATTAATTTTAAAATTGAAGAAACTAGCGGCTATACAGGAACTGCTAAAGATAAGGTTATCTTTAATAATGGCGACCATACGCTAGGTGGTCCAATTATATCGGGTAAGGATTTGCAATTTAGTTACCCGAATTCAGGTGCTGATAACGATTACTTACTTGGTGGTCCTGTTCGTGCTGGTTGGCTTGTTCTTCCTGGTTGGTATAGTTTTACAAATGTCAAATATGAAGGAACCTATTGCTTCGAACATCAAGTCTTTTTTGATTCTCCAGATCGTTTTGCTTCAGATGTCTCCGTTGCAACAGAAATTGCAAGAAACTTTATAAGAAATGTTCATAAATCAGGTGGTAAAATATATGCAGATTGGGATTTACCCTCTACAGAAGTTTCTGGAAATCCTGGTATCCCTGGCTTGCCTGGCTTGAGAAGAAATTCTGATTCGCAAGACGCTGATTATTTAGCTGGAACTTTAGACGGAACTTATTCTGAATGCCCTACTGATGTTCCTCAGCCGGATAGAAATCTTACGGTTCCTCTCTTAGATGAATCCAAAATAGATTGGGAAAATGCTGATGAAATCATCATGAATTCGAGTTATCCGAATGAAATCCAGTATATTCAGGTCCCGCCAATAACAAAAGAAGAGGCCAATAGTAAACATACCTGGTATGATAAGTTTGTAAAAAATATTGCAATTGGTTATCAAGGAGGAACTTCTACTGGAAAACAACTTTATATCTTGATGCCCTCCTCACAACATAATGCAAATAAAAAACAGGGGCGTTTGACAAGAGTCTTTTCAAGAGATGGTTTTAATTTTGAAAATTCAGCCAATGATACTAAAATTAGGGTTGTCTATGTCAATAAAGAAGCTAAATGGAATGATACAGAAAAGAAATGGGAAGATTTTGATTTAAGTCTGTCAACTATTCCTGCTGATTCTGTTTATGCAGGAAATTTGCTGTTCTATACGACAAAAGATATAGACTGGAATGCCATGATTGATATTGGTTATCAGGGAACTTTCATGACGACCGGTCGATTTACAATCAAGGATCATATGAATCTTGCTGGGCAGTTGATTGCAGGTAAGACGCTTTGGTTTGAATCGGATGTTAATGGCCGATTCCACTACGTTCCGTTCAACTCTCCCGAAATCAAGACAAACGTTTTTGCTGGTAACAAGTTCAAGGAAAAAACGGATTATTGGCATAACATGGAATTCGCCTTGACGGATACCGCACATACCGAGGTTTCTTTTGACTATTGCTTTGCGTTTTTCGGTATTGATCTTGATACGACTGGGGGGGCGTATAGTAATATCAAGGAATCGGGTTCTTTTGCCGAACCTGCTGACTTGGGTATTACAATCGCAGAAACGGACGGTGTAAAAACCAAAACTCAGTCTAATACTGAACAAAAAATGCCGCTTTGCCATCTTGGCGAGTCTAGACACATCGTTATCAAGAAGGGCGAGCGTAAGCCGACCGTTCCTGAATATTCTTCATGGCTTCACGTTGTCGATGATGACAAGATTGAAGGCGATGAATACATGTTGTTCAAGATTATGAATTTGAATGGTGCCGTTATCTCGGGTAACAAGTTCGAAGGTGGCCTCTTGGTCAAGCTTGTGGATTCCAACAACAAGCCGCCTCACTTCGTGGATTTGGAAAAGACTAAACTTGCTGTTCCTGAAAATGCAACAAAGGCGATGGCCGGTAAAATCAAGGCCGAAGATAACGAAGGCGACGCTTACTTCTACGAAATTACGGGTGGTACGGCTCAGGATTTGTTCGAAATTGGCCTGACGACGGGTGTTGTAACGATGAAGGCCGGTGTGGAACCGTTCGATTACGAAGAATGGAAAAAGGCTGGTACAAAGTACACGATTAAGGTGGAGCTTTGCGATACCAAGGCAACCTCGTTCAATACTTTGCTTTGCACGGACGCTACTTTCACGATTGACATTACGGATGTGAACGAAAAACCTTACTTCGATTACGCCGATACCGACAAAAAGCAAATTTTTATTGCTGAAAACGAAACGTTCGCTTCGGATGCGGTCAAGTATAATGATTACGACACTTATGCTGGTGCAATGAGCCCGTTCTTTAAAAACAGAGTCGATATTATCGCTGGCGATGTCGATGTCTTTGACGTGACTCCGGGTGGTGGCCTCCACACTAAGGAAGGCGTTGTTCTTGATTACGAAATGAAGAATACGTACAAGGTGACGCTCAGAGTCCATGACGATAACAAGGATGCTACTACTGGCGAATATATTTATCCGGACCTTTACGATGATATGGAATTCACGGTTGTCGTGACGGATGTCAATGACGGCCCGAAGTTCGATTATGCCGCCTACAACGCTTCTGTGGATGAAAATTCTCCGGAAGGAACCTTGGTGAAAATGGACCACGCCATCAACGCTACGACAACGCAGATTGGTGCTACGATCACCTATACCTTGCTGGATGAATCCAAGTCGTTCGTGATTGACCCGAATACAGGCGTCATCTCGGTCGGCAAGGATGTTGTACTCGATTTTGAAACGAAGAATGTCTATGAAATGAAGGTCGTTGCTTCTGATGAATCCGGTATTGCTAATCAAGTGGTACAGACCGATACCGCAAAGGTTACCATTAAGCTCAATGACTTGAACGAAATGCCGATTTTTGTGGACCCGGTCGAAACGATTACATTCCCGGAAGATACCAAGAAGGGTGCGACAATCGCAACACTTGCTTTTGATGACTTTGATAAGGCCGCTAAATTCCGCGATGACAGGTTTGAATGTGCGGATTGTGAAGAAATGGGTTTCTATCTAGATCCGGAAACGGGGAACCTTGCTATCACGCGCAAGTTCGACTTCGAAACCGATGAAAAGGTGTATGACTTGCAGATTCGTGTCTATGATGCCTCTGGCAGGGAAGATCTTTCTGTTACAGGTTCCATTACGGTTGAACTGACGAACGTAAATGAACCTCCTTATCTGGACGAAATTGAATTCACAGTCTCTGAAAGTGATTCCATTGGCTCTGTTCTCAAGAAGAATCTTACAGCGACAGATATCGATGGCCCGGATATTGTGTTCACTTTCCACGTGCTGGATGGCACTAAGGAAGTTAATGCAACTAAGGAATTCAAGCTGGATCCGGTGACTGGCAAATTTACGGTTGCTTCTAAGCTTGATTACGAAACAAAGGAATCTTATTCGATTCGCGTTCGCGTCAGGGATGAGCATGACGGCTTCTCCGATACGACTGTGACCATCAAGGTTGTTGACGTGAATGAAGCTCCGTCTGTTGTTGTGGATACGGTCTACGTTCGCGAAGACCAAGTCGTCAAGGAACCTTTTGGAACTGTCAAGACTGACAAGGACGATCCTGATATCAAGAATCCTGATTTCCGCAACAATATATACGACAACACCGATAAAAGTGACGTTGTTTTCGTGAAGTCTAACGGCGACGTGGTTCTCCTGAAGCCGGTAGACTACGAAACGGATTCCGTTTACGTGATTAACGTTCGCGTGACCGACAAGGATGATCCGACATTGACCTCGACCAAGAAAGTCGTTGTCAAGGTGAAGGACGTCTACGAAAAGTCTACGGTTATCATCACCCGTGTCGAAAGCAAGGACTCCATTTACATCAAGCCGGATTCCGTATTTACAAATGCTCCGGTTGTGAATATCGAATGGACTGCCGATGGGAGGGCGAGGTACAGCGACGATACGCTCCATTTGGGATGCCAGACAATCACCAAGACGTATAAGGATCCGACCAAGAATGATCCGGGTTCTGCATCCGTTGTTGTTTGCTTCAGCACCGCAGCTCCGGTTGTGACCGTCTCTGCAAATGGCAAGGATGTTTCTGCAGATAACATTTATACCGTTGTCGAAAAAGCGACAAAGAACGACAGCGCTATCTATGTAAATAGCAAAAAGAATGAAATCAAGGTGACCGTCAAGGATACGGCGTCCAAGGTCTCGAAATCCTTTGTTGTAAATCTGGACCTGGATACCATTTCTGTATCTTCGAATGAATTCAAGAACATCAAGGGCATTGCCGAAACCAAGGTCGCTCGTAAAAAGAAGGAATCTTCGGAGATTACGACAACACGTGAAAACGAGTCCTATACCAAGAACTCCTACACCGAAACAATCAATGGAATCAAGACGACTATTACGTACTATACCGATAGCAAGGGCGAAGATGTCAAACGCACCGTAGTGAATTCTTCGGGCAAGACTGAAAAAGTCGCTGTTATTGAAGTCTCGTATAAGGTTAAGATTGATGGCAAGGAAGTGACCGTTTCTTACTATGCCGATGCGTCTACAGGTGAACGCGTGAAGCTCCAGACGGGTCTTACAGATAGCGAGTCTGTGCTTTCTGCCGACGGTAAGGATGTTAATGGTTCGTACAAAGTATCTTACTCCTACACGGATAAGAACGGCAATACCGTCGATGTCTCGTATTACCTTGACGAAAAGGGTAACATTGCCAAGAATAACGAAGGCAATATCGGCTATAACGTAGGCTATACCTATGTGAACAAGTTTGGCAACACCGCGAAAAAGGATGTGTTTATCGTTCTCGACCAGAAGGGACCTGTCGTAAAGATTAAGACTCCTTCTATGGACGATGTCCTCTCCTCTAATTTCGTTGAAGTTGTATGGACTGTGAACGGCGATGAACAGGATACGCTTCGTGTGCAGGGCCTTGACAATGGTCCAAATACGATTGTTCGTGTGTTCCGCGATAAGGCTGGTAACGAATCAAGCGATTCTGTAAAGGTCATGGTCAAGAATGTGAAGGCGATTGCAATCGATGTCGAAAAGCCGGTGACGATTGTAGACCGCGATTCCATCGAAAAGTACTATGACAAGAACCCGCCCAAGGATAACCAAACTTACGGCGTGACATTCTATAACTACAAGGAACAAGCTGAAACAGAAGCTATTGTCGGTATCAAGGGCAAGTCCAAGGATGGGTCTGGTAAGGAGCCGTATCCTGGCCTGGAAGAACATCTCGGACCGACACTCAAGGTTGAAGCTCGAGTTCCGGTCGTGAATGCCCTGGGTGGACTGGCAACCTTGGATGACATTGTAAGTAACGGTGGAATGGTCGCCGTGGAAGGTGTGGACGCTGCGAACGGTAAAAAAATGCCGGTTAGCGAATACGTTGAAAAGTATTGCACGGATGAGTTCAAGAAGGAAATGACTTCGGACTACAGCAAGATGAATCTGTACTGGACCACGCTTAGAGTCAATGTCTGGGTGTACACGAATACGGGAGAGTTTGTCAATCATTCGCGCTTTGATTACGACCTCAATGATCCGGACTACGTGAACGAAGCTGGACTCCTGAAGTTCTTCTACGAGATGAAGCCCGATAAGAACGGTGACGTAAGAAACGATGATGGACGTCTTTACGGTACGGGCGCCTATCTCTTCAAGACCGAAGTCAAAATGACCTCCAAGCTCCGTTGCACGCTCCCGCCGATTAGCAAGGACGAGGCCAACAAGAAGAAGAACGCTATTCTCAAGTCTAGCGACGAACTTCTCAAGAGCTTCGGTTATAGGCGTCCCGTGAATAAATAG